A window from Lachnoanaerobaculum umeaense encodes these proteins:
- a CDS encoding triacylglycerol lipase has product MGEKESSKETLEKILLGYIERLTKEGTAEQVSIVAHELVELINYEDTGLDKFSDRELIRELKQRKGVRDIEFIP; this is encoded by the coding sequence ATGGGTGAAAAAGAAAGTAGCAAGGAAACCTTAGAAAAGATACTGCTTGGATACATTGAGCGTTTAACTAAAGAAGGAACAGCCGAACAAGTTTCAATAGTGGCACATGAGTTGGTAGAACTTATAAATTACGAAGATACAGGATTAGACAAATTTTCGGATAGAGAGCTGATTAGAGAACTTAAGCAGAGAAAAGGTGTCAGAGATATTGAATTTATACCTTAA